A genomic window from Triticum urartu cultivar G1812 chromosome 7, Tu2.1, whole genome shotgun sequence includes:
- the LOC125520739 gene encoding 26S proteasome regulatory subunit S10B homolog B-like — MAEADDAAAARRRTVTTEYRNKLLNCRELETRVRTGRENLKKAKKDYDKTEDDLKSLQSVGQIIGEVLRPLDSERFIVKASSGPRYVVGCRSKVDKEKLTAATRVVLDMTTLTIMRTLPREVDPVVYNMLHEDPGNVSYSAVGGLSDQIRELRESIELPLMNPELFLRVGIKPPKGVLLYGPPGTGKTLLARAIASNIDANFLKIVSSAIIDKYIGESARLIREMFNYAREHQPCIIFMDEIDAIGGRRFSEGTSADREIQRTLMELLNQLDGFDELGKVKMIMATNRPDVLDPALLRPGRLDRKIEIPLPNEQSRTEVLKIHAAGIAKHGEIDYEAVVKLAEGFNGADLRNVCTEAGMAAIRAERDYVIHEDFMKAVRKLNDAKKLESSAHYSADFGKD, encoded by the exons ATGGCCGAGGCcgacgacgccgccgccgcccgccggcgcACCGTCACCACGGAGTACCGCAACAAGCTCCTCAACTGCCGCGAGCTAGAGACGAGGGTCCGCACAG GTAGGGAAAACCTAAAAAAGGCAAAGAAAGATTACGATAAAACTGAAGATGATTTGAAGTCCTTGCAGAGTGTGGGCCAAATCATTGGTGAAGTACTTCGACCATTGGACAGTGAAAGAT TTATCGTCAAAGCCAGTAGTGGCCCACGTTATGTGGTTGGCTGCAGAAGCAAAGTTGACAAAGAAAAGCTGACAGCTGCAACACGAGTTGTCCTTGACATGACAACATTAACAATAATGCGCACTCTACCACGTGAG GTTGACCCCGTGGTCTATAATATGCTACACGAAGACCCCGGCAATGTCAGTTACTCAGCTGTAGGTGGACTGTCGGATCAAATAAGGGAGCTGCGGGAGTCCATCGAGTTACCTCTTATGAATCCAGAATTGTTTCTTCGCGTTGGGATTAAACCACCAAAG GGTGTTCTGCTCTATGGCCCACCTGGAACGGGAAAGACATTGCTTGCTAGAGCCATTGCTAGCAACATCGATGCTAACTTTTTGAAG ATCGTTTCAAGTGCTATCATTGACAAATATATTGGTGAAAGTGCCCGTCTTATAAGAGAAATGTTTAACTATGCACGTGAGCATCAA CCATGTATTATTTTCATGGATGAGATTGATGCCATTGGTGGCCGAAGATTCAGTGAGGGCACTAGTGCAGATCGTGAAATACAACGGACATTGATGGAGCTCCTAAATCAGTTGGATGGATTCGATGAGCTCGGAAAG GTGAAGATGATCATGGCGACGAACCGGCCTGATGTCTTGGACCCTGCGCTCCTTCGTCCTGGACGCCTAGACCGGAAGATAGAGATTCCGCTGCCGAATGAGCAATCCAGGACCGAGGTCCTGAAAATCCACGCTGCTGGTATCGCCAAGCATGGTGAAATTGATTATGAGGCTGTGGTTAAGTTGGCCGAG GGCTTCAATGGCGCCGATCTTCGCAATGTCTGCACTGAGGCTGGCATGGCCGCCATTCGAGCAGAGCGGGACTATGTCATCCACGAAGACTTCATGAAG GCGGTGCGGAAGTTGAATGACGCC